In the Syntrophales bacterium genome, one interval contains:
- a CDS encoding glycosyltransferase family 2 protein has protein sequence MNGITVILPQGSREATGRMVEAFSTDPEVARILVLCGGDQPLLKQRGVDSLRIESLHAGGTWSRILEAVRTEETLAVLDPDAEVLPLPGSIAALRKALRRVGTGMAYGGYRESGPGGWVDHPVNPYQPGSIREGFDFGPAVLLSMAACRSVLETYGTIPDVRAAGFYDLRLKLSLDHRLRRLDGFLFSRKQIRDAAAETGAAAERHFDYVDPRNREAQVEFEAVATAHLKRLGAYLPPAFRPLPRSREVFPVEASVVIPVKNRKGTVAEAAASALGQETDFPFNVLVVDNHSTDGTTGVLAGLARRNRALRHIVPTRTDLNIGGCWNEAVRTSFCGRYAVQLDSDDLYEGKDALQRIVDLLRQGPYAMAVGSYRLVDERLREIPPGLIDHREWTPGNGRNNALRINGLGAPRAFDTAVIRRFGFPDVGYGEDYAVALRISRDYQIGRIYESLYLCRRWGGNTDAALSVEAANRNDAYKDRLRTLEITARRRKNRRTAERRKERNGWNE, from the coding sequence ATGAACGGAATCACCGTCATTCTGCCGCAGGGGAGCCGGGAAGCAACCGGCCGGATGGTCGAGGCCTTTTCCACCGATCCGGAGGTCGCGCGGATTCTCGTCCTCTGCGGAGGGGACCAACCGCTCCTCAAACAGCGGGGTGTCGATTCCCTGCGGATCGAGTCCCTCCATGCCGGCGGGACCTGGAGCCGGATCCTGGAAGCGGTCCGGACGGAGGAAACCCTGGCGGTCCTCGATCCGGACGCGGAGGTCCTGCCGCTTCCCGGGAGCATCGCGGCGCTACGGAAGGCCCTGCGGCGGGTCGGAACCGGGATGGCCTACGGCGGTTACCGGGAGTCCGGCCCCGGCGGATGGGTTGACCATCCGGTGAACCCCTATCAGCCCGGGAGCATCCGGGAGGGCTTCGATTTCGGGCCGGCCGTGCTCCTGTCCATGGCAGCCTGCCGGTCTGTCCTCGAAACATACGGCACTATCCCGGACGTCCGGGCCGCCGGTTTCTACGACCTCCGGCTGAAGCTGTCCCTGGACCACCGGCTCCGCCGGTTGGATGGCTTTCTCTTTTCCAGGAAACAGATTCGGGATGCGGCGGCGGAGACCGGAGCGGCGGCGGAGCGGCACTTCGATTACGTCGATCCGCGGAACCGGGAGGCCCAAGTGGAGTTCGAAGCGGTGGCGACGGCCCACCTGAAGCGGCTCGGGGCGTACCTTCCGCCGGCCTTCCGTCCGCTTCCCCGGTCCCGGGAGGTCTTCCCGGTCGAGGCCAGCGTGGTCATCCCGGTGAAGAACCGCAAAGGGACGGTGGCGGAGGCCGCCGCCAGCGCCCTGGGCCAGGAGACGGACTTCCCCTTCAATGTCCTGGTGGTGGACAACCATTCAACCGACGGCACAACGGGGGTCCTGGCGGGCCTGGCACGGCGGAACCGGGCGCTCCGGCACATCGTCCCGACCCGGACGGATCTGAACATCGGCGGCTGCTGGAACGAGGCGGTCCGCACCTCCTTCTGCGGGCGCTACGCCGTGCAGCTCGACTCGGACGACCTCTACGAGGGAAAGGACGCGCTGCAGCGGATTGTGGATCTCCTCCGGCAAGGGCCCTATGCTATGGCCGTCGGCTCCTACCGGCTGGTGGACGAGCGGCTCCGGGAAATCCCCCCGGGACTCATCGATCACCGGGAATGGACGCCAGGCAACGGCCGGAACAATGCCCTCCGGATCAACGGCCTGGGGGCGCCCCGGGCCTTCGACACTGCGGTGATCCGGCGCTTCGGCTTTCCCGACGTGGGCTACGGGGAGGACTACGCCGTGGCCCTGCGAATCTCCCGGGATTATCAAATCGGGCGGATCTATGAATCCCTCTACCTGTGCCGGAGGTGGGGCGGCAACACCGACGCCGCGCTTTCCGTGGAGGCGGCGAACCGGAACGACGCCTACAAGGACCGGCTCCGGACCCTCGAAATCACGGCCCGCCGGCGGAAGAACCGCCGGACCGCGGAAAGGCGAAAGGAAAGGAATGGATGGAACGAATGA
- a CDS encoding DUF4922 domain-containing protein, with amino-acid sequence MERMNDASETMAYPGDGGGESLPDLCLRLHAGQMMNWPLLAENSVALASVWERAFELDGGTVNVVFNPGRINSTRADTDPAAVARRPCFLCPENRPREQESILYLGEWWILCNPYPIFPRHLTVVHREHRLQDIRGILGVLPGLARRLSPVWSVFFNGPLSGASAPDHLHLQAVPSGALSVETASPSVWNLKTVHEREGVVLSFGTHAGRTLLTLEGAREEPLSRILTEVVDALESAPPVPGKPMMNLLGRFRDGRWTLFLFPRRQGRPEVFFREGEEQILVSPGTVEMAGTIITPREADFLRMNEALIRQIYRDVSADAGAVEKVLDSFREHFLSSVSCAGKCLEGR; translated from the coding sequence ATGGAACGAATGAACGACGCGAGTGAGACGATGGCCTACCCCGGGGACGGAGGCGGGGAATCCCTTCCCGACCTGTGCCTCCGCCTCCACGCCGGGCAGATGATGAACTGGCCGCTTCTGGCGGAGAACAGCGTGGCCCTGGCGAGCGTCTGGGAGCGGGCGTTTGAACTTGACGGCGGGACAGTGAACGTCGTCTTCAATCCCGGCCGGATCAACAGCACCAGAGCGGACACGGATCCCGCCGCCGTGGCCCGGCGGCCCTGCTTCCTCTGTCCGGAGAACCGGCCGCGGGAGCAGGAGAGCATCCTGTACCTCGGTGAATGGTGGATTCTCTGCAACCCCTACCCGATTTTCCCCCGCCACCTGACGGTGGTGCACCGGGAACACCGCCTCCAGGATATCCGGGGGATTCTCGGCGTCCTGCCGGGTCTTGCCCGGAGGCTCTCCCCGGTGTGGTCCGTGTTCTTCAACGGACCACTGTCAGGGGCCTCCGCTCCGGACCATCTGCACCTCCAGGCTGTTCCGTCGGGGGCGCTGTCCGTGGAGACGGCCTCCCCGTCCGTCTGGAACCTGAAGACGGTGCACGAGCGGGAGGGGGTCGTCCTGTCTTTCGGGACCCACGCCGGCAGGACACTGCTGACGCTGGAGGGCGCCCGCGAAGAGCCGCTTTCCCGGATCCTCACCGAGGTCGTCGACGCCCTGGAGAGCGCCCCCCCGGTGCCGGGAAAGCCCATGATGAACCTGCTCGGCCGCTTCCGCGACGGCCGCTGGACCCTGTTCCTGTTTCCCCGACGGCAGGGCCGACCGGAGGTCTTTTTCCGGGAAGGAGAGGAGCAGATCCTCGTGAGCCCGGGAACCGTGGAGATGGCGGGGACCATTATCACTCCCCGGGAGGCGGACTTCCTGCGGATGAACGAGGCCCTGATCCGGCAGATCTATCGCGACGTGTCCGCCGATGCCGGGGCCGTGGAGAAGGTCCTGGATTCCTTCCGGGAGCATTTCCTGTCGTCGGTTTCCTGCGCCGGGAAATGCCTGGAGGGGCGATAA
- a CDS encoding M15 family metallopeptidase yields the protein MREESGPAGVIVDSAMMFHEAVAGTAAPEEVLRSLRLLEVEYIGLDGRLHQGQMVVHEDLEAEIRDIFRLMESLRFPVARVVPIVRYGWSDDVSMADNNSSAFNYRVVEGTDRLSNHAFGRAVDINPFLNPVLYRDGRISPPGASWCPETPGTLSEGHPVVRAFLERGWRWGGYFSAYADLHHFDKKV from the coding sequence ATGCGGGAAGAAAGCGGGCCGGCCGGCGTGATCGTGGACAGCGCCATGATGTTTCACGAGGCCGTGGCGGGAACGGCCGCGCCGGAGGAAGTGCTGCGGAGCCTTCGCCTGCTGGAGGTGGAATACATCGGCCTGGACGGACGGCTCCACCAGGGCCAGATGGTCGTCCACGAGGACCTGGAGGCGGAGATCCGGGATATATTTCGCCTCATGGAGTCGCTTCGCTTCCCCGTCGCCCGTGTCGTGCCCATTGTCCGCTATGGCTGGTCCGACGACGTCTCCATGGCGGACAACAACTCCTCCGCCTTCAATTATCGCGTCGTCGAGGGGACCGACCGGCTCTCCAACCATGCCTTCGGCCGGGCCGTCGACATCAACCCCTTCCTGAACCCCGTGCTCTACCGCGACGGCCGGATCAGTCCTCCCGGCGCGTCCTGGTGTCCGGAGACACCGGGCACGCTCTCAGAGGGCCACCCCGTCGTCCGGGCCTTCCTGGAGCGGGGCTGGCGGTGGGGGGGGTATTTCAGCGCATATGCGGATCTTCACCACTTCGACAAAAAAGTGTAG
- a CDS encoding DUF1460 domain-containing protein: protein MPARDMIFAPEDRKILRRALSALQSVSGRVDGAGLAARVGLRFLGAPYAPAPLEGKGPGEPLVINLRTFDCFTFVESMTALALTIPTGERTLEAFAGILERLRYRRGIRGDYASRLHYFTDWMGDNRRLGILCDATRELGGRPLLKPVRYMTDHPGSYPPLADGLLRAEMRRVERNLSRRKRYYLGKAAIANAESLIREGDVIGITAAAKGLDVIHTGLAVKKEGRVHLLHASRRAGAVVITEETLHRYVTDRSDATGIVVGWLRTPRPRAMPAD from the coding sequence ATGCCCGCAAGAGACATGATCTTTGCACCGGAAGACCGGAAGATCCTGCGGCGGGCCCTCTCGGCCCTGCAGAGCGTCTCCGGACGGGTCGACGGGGCTGGGCTTGCCGCCCGCGTGGGTCTCCGATTCCTCGGCGCCCCTTACGCTCCGGCACCCCTGGAAGGAAAAGGACCCGGCGAGCCCCTCGTGATCAACCTGCGGACCTTCGACTGCTTTACCTTCGTGGAGTCCATGACGGCCCTGGCCCTGACGATCCCCACCGGCGAGCGGACCCTGGAGGCGTTTGCGGGCATCCTGGAACGCCTCCGGTATCGCCGGGGGATTCGCGGGGACTATGCCTCCCGTCTCCACTACTTCACCGACTGGATGGGAGACAACCGGCGCCTGGGCATCCTCTGCGACGCGACCCGCGAGCTGGGCGGAAGGCCCCTTCTGAAACCGGTTCGCTACATGACGGACCACCCGGGATCGTATCCACCCCTGGCCGACGGGCTCCTGAGGGCGGAGATGCGCCGCGTGGAACGCAACCTGTCGAGGCGGAAACGGTATTATCTCGGGAAGGCGGCCATCGCGAACGCGGAGTCCCTGATCCGGGAGGGCGACGTGATCGGCATCACCGCTGCTGCGAAAGGCCTCGACGTGATCCACACCGGCCTTGCCGTCAAAAAGGAAGGCCGTGTCCATCTTCTGCACGCTTCGCGCCGTGCAGGCGCCGTCGTGATTACGGAGGAAACCCTGCACCGCTACGTCACCGACCGCAGCGACGCTACAGGGATTGTTGTCGGGTGGCTGCGGACGCCGCGTCCGCGTGCAATGCCTGCGGACTGA
- a CDS encoding SGNH/GDSL hydrolase family protein: MKAHRTIGLLRSGRPVTLAALGDSLTRGWMVRKGYLDYLAEMLRWEYPACNLRVVNEGLPGDTADCGLYRLETDILDVKPDCVLVQYAINDASLGFTTGQFRRTIRGIIEKIRRAGEAEIVLVTSSFIGDNRENGIVEEYYKMLADLGAEEGLPVAPVHEHWKRKVEEGVSWRSLVQFDFVHPTTEGYRYMAEAVMEIFREDTAEALPDSGTPGREAR, from the coding sequence ATGAAGGCGCATCGAACCATCGGCCTGCTTCGGAGCGGCCGGCCCGTCACCCTCGCCGCCCTGGGCGATTCCCTGACCCGGGGCTGGATGGTCCGCAAGGGCTACCTCGACTACCTGGCGGAGATGCTCCGCTGGGAGTACCCGGCCTGCAATCTCCGGGTCGTCAACGAGGGTCTCCCTGGCGACACGGCGGACTGCGGCCTGTACCGGCTCGAGACGGACATCCTGGACGTGAAGCCGGACTGCGTCCTCGTCCAGTACGCCATCAACGACGCCTCCCTGGGTTTCACGACGGGCCAGTTCAGGCGGACCATCCGGGGCATCATCGAAAAGATCCGCCGAGCCGGAGAGGCGGAGATCGTTCTCGTCACGTCGAGCTTTATCGGCGACAACCGTGAAAACGGCATCGTGGAAGAGTATTATAAAATGCTGGCGGACCTCGGAGCGGAGGAGGGTCTCCCTGTCGCCCCCGTCCACGAGCACTGGAAGCGGAAAGTCGAGGAGGGCGTGAGCTGGCGTTCCCTGGTCCAGTTCGATTTCGTCCATCCCACCACCGAGGGATACCGGTACATGGCCGAGGCCGTCATGGAGATCTTCCGGGAGGACACCGCAGAAGCGCTCCCGGACTCTGGGACACCCGGCCGCGAGGCACGTTGA
- the hcp gene encoding hydroxylamine reductase, producing the protein MFCFQCEQTAKGTGCEKGGVCGKPPDVAALQDLLVYALKGYSGTVLAARRTGLDDSGSGPFTVRALFATLTNVNFDPERIAVLVRECAERRDALREKFPEAGGTPPEGKAFSFAPADSLEGLVRQGEEVGIPTADSLDLNIRSLRELLTYGLKGVAAYADHARILGREDEAVYGFCHEGLAATLDESLGVPDLLGLVLKCGEINLRAMEILDAAHTETYGHPVPTKVPLGTRPGKAILVSGHDLKDLDQILRLSAGKGIDVYTHGEMLPAHGYPELKKHPHLYGHYGTAWQNQHREFAAFPGAILMTTNCLQRPREEYADRIFTTGAVGWPGIPHLERESFSAVIEKALSLPGFTEETGEKSVTVGFGRNAVLSVAGAVVEAVKAGKIRHFFLVGGCDGARPGRSYYTEFVEKAPADTVILTLACGKFRFFDRDLGDIGGIPRLLDMGQCNDAYSAVKIAQALAEAFGMGVNELPLSLVLSWYEQKAVAILLTLLHLGIRNIRLGPSLPAFVSPGVLDVLVKDFGLMPITTAEADLAAILN; encoded by the coding sequence ATGTTTTGTTTTCAGTGCGAGCAGACGGCGAAGGGGACGGGATGTGAAAAGGGCGGGGTGTGTGGAAAACCGCCGGATGTGGCGGCCCTGCAGGATCTGCTGGTTTATGCCCTGAAGGGCTATTCCGGGACCGTGCTGGCGGCCCGCCGGACAGGCCTTGACGATTCTGGATCCGGCCCATTTACCGTGCGGGCCCTCTTTGCGACCCTGACCAACGTCAACTTCGATCCGGAACGGATCGCCGTGCTGGTTCGCGAATGCGCGGAAAGAAGGGACGCCCTCCGGGAGAAGTTTCCTGAAGCGGGCGGCACGCCGCCGGAAGGAAAGGCCTTCTCGTTTGCCCCGGCGGATTCCCTGGAGGGGCTCGTCCGCCAGGGGGAGGAGGTCGGCATCCCGACGGCGGATAGCCTCGATCTGAACATCCGCTCTCTTCGGGAACTCCTGACGTACGGGCTCAAGGGCGTTGCCGCCTATGCGGACCACGCCCGAATCCTGGGCCGGGAGGACGAGGCCGTCTACGGATTCTGCCACGAGGGTCTGGCGGCGACACTCGACGAAAGCCTCGGCGTGCCGGATCTCCTGGGGCTCGTCCTGAAGTGCGGCGAAATCAACCTTCGGGCCATGGAGATCCTGGATGCGGCCCACACGGAAACCTACGGCCATCCTGTGCCGACAAAGGTACCCCTGGGGACGAGGCCGGGGAAGGCCATTCTCGTTTCCGGCCACGACCTGAAGGACCTCGATCAGATCCTTCGCCTCAGCGCGGGCAAGGGGATCGACGTGTACACCCATGGCGAGATGCTGCCTGCCCACGGCTATCCGGAACTCAAGAAGCACCCGCACCTGTACGGCCATTACGGGACGGCCTGGCAGAACCAGCACCGGGAATTCGCCGCCTTCCCCGGGGCGATCCTGATGACGACCAACTGCCTCCAGAGGCCTCGGGAGGAATACGCGGACCGGATCTTCACCACCGGAGCCGTTGGGTGGCCGGGCATCCCGCATCTGGAGCGGGAGTCCTTTTCCGCGGTGATCGAAAAGGCCCTGTCCCTGCCGGGATTCACGGAGGAGACGGGGGAGAAGTCCGTCACCGTAGGGTTCGGGCGGAACGCGGTCCTCTCCGTGGCTGGCGCGGTGGTGGAAGCGGTGAAGGCCGGGAAGATCCGGCACTTCTTTCTCGTGGGAGGCTGCGACGGTGCCCGGCCCGGGCGGAGCTACTACACCGAATTCGTCGAGAAGGCGCCGGCCGACACGGTCATTCTCACCCTGGCCTGCGGGAAGTTCCGGTTTTTCGACCGCGACCTGGGGGACATCGGCGGGATCCCGCGGCTCCTCGACATGGGCCAGTGCAACGACGCCTACTCGGCCGTGAAGATCGCCCAGGCCCTGGCGGAGGCATTCGGCATGGGGGTGAACGAACTCCCCCTGTCCCTGGTCCTGTCGTGGTACGAGCAGAAGGCCGTGGCGATCCTGCTGACGCTGCTCCACCTGGGGATCCGGAACATCCGCCTGGGGCCGTCCCTGCCGGCCTTTGTGTCGCCGGGCGTCCTGGACGTCCTGGTGAAGGACTTCGGCCTCATGCCCATCACAACGGCGGAGGCGGACCTGGCGGCGATCCTGAATTAA
- a CDS encoding cupin domain-containing protein: MERIDAKEADLRGRVLETAALAAYQEGSVVSRQILGRKTGTVTLFAFDEGQGLSEHTAPFDALVLVLDGESEVSISGKPHRLKAGEMIIMPAGEPHALQAVKAFKMMLVMIRS, from the coding sequence ATGGAACGAATCGATGCAAAAGAGGCGGATCTCCGGGGCAGGGTGCTCGAGACGGCGGCCCTGGCGGCCTACCAGGAGGGCTCCGTGGTGAGCCGGCAGATCCTGGGCCGGAAGACCGGGACGGTCACGCTGTTCGCCTTCGACGAGGGGCAGGGGCTCAGCGAGCACACGGCACCCTTCGACGCCCTGGTCCTGGTCCTGGACGGGGAGTCGGAGGTGTCCATCTCGGGGAAACCGCACCGGCTGAAGGCCGGGGAGATGATCATCATGCCCGCCGGCGAGCCCCATGCGCTCCAGGCCGTCAAGGCCTTCAAGATGATGCTTGTCATGATCCGGTCGTGA